Below is a genomic region from Desulfovibrio intestinalis.
ATCCGTTGGCTTCCCGGCTGGCTTTGCTGGTAAGGCGCAAGGAAAGCCCTGCCAGGATAAGCAGCGTCAGATCACGCAAGAAATTTTGCCCTTCAACTGGCACTCCATATACCTCGGCAACAGTGCCCAGCGGGTACAGGCCGGACAACAGCACAGCCACTACAATTCCAAGCAGAAGCAGCAGATTGACTTTGCCTTCTAGCCCCAGCTTTTTCGTGTGTTCCGTGTGGGACTGAACAGGAGCGGGTTTGCCTTCCCTGGCGAACAGTATTGCATCAAGCGCCAGATAGATGAGCAGCAAAGCCGCAGAGAGCAGCAGTGTTTTTAAAAAGAGGTTGGTTGTGGTCCAGAAAAAGCTGACGCCCTTTAAAAAGCCCAGAAAGAGCGGCGGGTCGCCCAATGGCGTGAGTGATCCGCCAATGTTGGCCACAAGAAAGATAAAAAACACAACACTGTGTACTTTGTAACGGCGGTGGGCATTGGCACGCAGCAATGGACGGATGAGCAGCATGGCCGCTCCTGTGGTGCCCATCCAGCTGGCGAGAACCGTACCCACGGCCAAAAGAGCCGTGTTGACCAGAGGCGTACCCGTTAGCGAGCCCGTCAGGCGCACGCCGCCTGCCACTGTAAAAAGAGAAAAAAGCAAAATAATGAACGGGATGTAGTCAAGAATGATAATGTGCAAAAACTCGTACAGCGCCACTGAAGGGCCGAAAACAAGAACACAGGGTAACAGAAAAGCTAACCCCCAGAATACGGAAATCTTGCCGAAATGCTGCTCCCAGAAGTGCGGGGCCGCAAGAGGCATGATGGCTATGGATAACAGCATGCAGGCGAAAGGAATGGCCCAGCGGATGTCCAGCCCGGCTCCGGGCAGATTAGGGTGTCCTTGAGCTGCCAGTGCGGCAGCGGGTAGGCAAAGGGCCAGCAGTAGCGCCATAAGCTGCGCTAGAATTTTCATTATAAGGCTCCGGCATGTATTTTGGGGATTGCAGTTTCGCGGCAGTATATATTGGACAGGCCATGTAGACAATGCGCTTGCCTGGAGCTGTTTTTTTTGAGACATAACAAGGCCAGAACAGAACAGCAAAGGAATACCACATGCCCAAGGAACCCACGGCAAGGCGCAAGGCCCGCCTGCTTGAAGTGTTGAGCCATCGCCAGCCTGACCTGACGCTGGTTTTGGCGAATATTCATGATCCGCACAATGTGTCGGCCATCTATCGTTCGTGCGATGCCTTTGGCGTCAGCCGGGTAAACCTGTACTACACCAACACGCCCTTTCCCGTGCTTGGACGCAAAACTTCGGCTTCCGCCCGTAAATGGGTAGAAAGCGTGCGCCACAAAGACAGTGCCGCCCTTATGGAAAACTTGCGCGACCAGGGCATGCAGGTGCTCGCCACTTCCTGCTCTCCCACGGCACGGCCCTTGAGGGAATGGGATTTTACCAAGCCCACGGCGATCATTATGGGCAACGAGCACAGCGGAGTGGAGCAGGACCTGCTTGAGCAGGCTGACGGCGAGCTTTACATCCCCATGTACGGCATGATCCAGAGTTTTAACGTTTCGGTGGCTGCGGCCATCATTCTGTCCGAGGCCGCGCGCCAGCGTGGCAATGCGGGCATGTACGACGCCCCGCATATGGAAGCGGCGGCTCTGGAAGAAAAATTACAGGAATGGCTTGAAAAATAGCCCACAGGTCCTGATATTGGTTCATACGCGCCGCTTTCCATACAGGAAGGCGGCGCTTGTGCATGTGCCGTGAAATCAGGTCAGGAACAAAAATATGTTGTTTTTGGACCCAAAAAATTTGCTACGCTTGCGCCAGGAAAAACAGGTGAAATCTCATGTCAGATAAAGAGCAACTGCGGCAGCGTGTCATTGGCGGCATTTTAAGCATCGCGCAGCGTATGGAAGAGGTAAACGGGCTGTTTGACAAGGCCGGGGCCAGCCTTGGCGAGGCGGAACTTGGGAAGTTGACTCAGCCAGAAATGGATTTTCTGACCCTTATTGCCGATGAAGGGCCGCTGAACGGCGCTACCGCAGCCAGAAAACTGGGCATGCCTCGGGGCGGAATATCTAAAATAGCTGCCAGATTGCAGGTGGCGGGACTTGTGGAACCTCGTAAAATGCCCGGTGACAAAAAGAGCCAGCTCTATGCTCTTACGGATAAAGGGCAGCGGGCGGCGGGTTTGCGCCGCACTCTGCATGACCTGACGGAAGATATGTTGTGGGAAAGGCTGAAGGCCAGCCCGCAAGAAGATCTGGAGCGCTTTGCACACATGCTGGCGCGCACGTCCGACGCGCTGGGCGAGGCCAACAGGCAGGTTCGCATAAATGCGACAGCCTTGCTGGCGGCACGTTCCGCCGTAACAGACGGAACAGATAAAAGCTGATGGGGTCGGCGCGTAAACCAGATCAGAGCTGGCGGGGGCAGGCGGAACAAGACAGGCATGGCAGAGGGCAGGCTGATAGAAGTCATGCCCGAACAATGCTGGTGGGCAGTATTGGCGCTTGCTCCTGCCGCTGTTCGTGCTGTCGCTGGGGCAAAAGCAGAGTTGCAGACGGTTAGGCGCAAGGCCCCAAGACCTTGCGCCGCCGCAGTTCTAGATAATTCTTTTGTCCAACTGGCTGCGTCAAAAGGCCGTTTTTACTCCAGTCATGTACCGTGAGAGTACACTTCTTCCGTAAAAAAGGCCTTTTTTTCTTGCCCTTGGCGCAAAATCATTTATCTGGAAACAGCCAATTGAGCATTTTAACTTTGAAAAAGCTAAAATACTCTATTGCGCGTCGCTGCTCGGCTGCACATGCTTTTCAAAAAGTTTGCCGTTCCACTGGTAGCCAATGTCATAGGCCACAGGCACATGGGCCATGCCAGTGCTGGTCCAGAACAGGGGCTGCGCACGCAGACCGCCAAGGCCAAGGCAGATCATAACCGTCGCCTGCACATCTGGCGGCAATTTTTGATCCTTGGCCAAAAATTCTTCAATGGCGGGTTCAGCGGGCGTATCTACAGGCACAAGGCGGCCGGAAGCGTCCATGCGCCACAGCTCCACCGTGCAGACGGTACCCCCCAGAGTGCCTATGGCAGCGTCCAGAGATTCGTCATTGCTGTGCCGGAAAAGGCGCAGGGCTACTGCCACGTCATGAAAGGGCAGATTGGCGAAAACCATGATGTCTTCGGTTTCACCGGCCACTTCCCAAAAATCGGACTGACCTTTAGCCAGCAACTTTTGTTTTTCCTGTGAACTCAGGCCTTCAGGGGTGTTTTCAAAAATGCTTTCGGGCAGGCTGGCAAAAACCTCCCGCGCATTACGTTCTTGCCCGGTAGCCCCGGATTCAGCGGGGGCGAGGGCCAGAGCCGAAATGACGGCAAGCGCCAAAACAAAAAGAAGAGTGCGTGCGCGCTGGCAAATCATAATATACTCCCTGCACGGGTCAGTTTGATGGGCCCGCGCTCGTAAAAATTTTTATACCGCTTTTGCCATTTATTGTCCATGCAAGGGCGGCAGGAGTTATTCAGTTTTGTTTTTCTATCAAAATCGGCGTGTTGGATCAGTCTTCATCCCACGGCCAGGGGCAAAAGAGCCGGGCCATCTTGCCAATCGGCCTCGGCACGCTTACATATGCCCTCATGAACACCAGCACCAACAAGCCCTGCATTCACATCGAAAAGGCCCGCCAACACAACCTCAAAAATATCAGCCTGGACATCCCGCGTGATGAACTGGTGGTCATTTGCGGGCCTTCTGGCTCGGGAAAATCCACACTGGCTTTTGACATTGTGTACGCTGAAGGCCAGCGACGCTATGTGGAATCCCTTTCGGCCTACGCCCGCCAGTTTTTGCCCCAGATGGACAAGCCTGATGTGGAAAAAATTGAAGGTCTTTCGCCTGCCATTTCTCTTGAGCAGCAGAGCGTGTCGCGCAACCCGCGCTCCACAGTGGGCACGGTTACAGAAATTTACGACTTTTTGCGCGTCTTTTTTGCCCGGCTTGGCCGCATGTACTGCCCCCAGTGCGGACGCCCCATTGAAGCCCGCGCCGCAGACGAAATTATTTCTGACATCCTTGCCTTGCCGCAGGGTTCCAAATTTATGGTGCTGGCTCCGCTGGTAGAACTGCAAAAGGGCACCCATCAGGACAAGTTTAAAAAACTCAAGGCCGAAGGTTTTGCCCGGGTGCGCGTCAACGGCGTTTTTTATACGCTGGATGATGTGCCTGTTCTGGACAAAAACAAAAAGCACAGCATCGACCTTGTGGTAGACCGTCTGGTCAATAAGGAAGGCATCCGGGGACGCCTGGCGGATTCGGTAGAGCTGGCCCTGCGCTACGGTGAAGGCCGTCTTGTGGTGCACATGCCCGACAAGGCCGCAGCGGGCGAGGATGCCGATACCGTGCACTCCACGTCTTCGGTATGCACGCACTGCCGTATTTCGCTGCCAGCGCCCAGCCCACAGCTTTTTTCCTTCAACGGGCCGCAGGGGGCCTGCCCGCGTTGCGTGGGCCTTGGCGGGGTCGATTACTTTGAGCCCCGCCTCATTGCTCCCAATGTGGGGCTTTCGCTCAATACTGGCGTGCTTCTGCCCTGGGCAACGGACAAAATGTTCAGCCGTTACGAAGACGCACTCAAGGCATTGGGCAAGCGCTTCAAGTTCACGCTGTCCACTCCGCTGGAAGATTTTTCTGAAGACGCACTGGCCGCGCTTTTTTATGGCGAGGACGAAAAGGGAAAGCCCGCGCGGTCTTCTCTGGGACTGCGCCGTAACTGGATGGGCGGCAACGTGGCTCTCGGAGCCGGGGGCGACTATCAAAGCGAGCACTTCACCGCAGCCAGAAGCACGGGTGATGTGAGCGTTAATGACAAGCGCTGGCCGGGCGTTGTGCCCTTGCTGGAAAGCGGCATGCAGTATGGCGACGCTTGGCGCGAGGCTCTTTCGCGCTACCGCCAGACAATGGACTGCCCCGACTGCAAGGGGGCACGGCTCAATGTAAACGCGCTTTCCGTGCGTGTGGACGATCTCAACATTGCGTCCTTCTGTAGCCTGTCTGTCGAGCGTGCTCTGGAGTGGTTGGAAAAACGTGAATTTACGGGCCGCCATGTGGTCATCGCTGAACCGCTTATGAAGGAACTGACCCACCGTCTGTCCTTCATGCGCAGTGTGGGATTGGAATATCTTTCCCTTGGGCGGTCCATGTCCACCCTTTCCGGCGGCGAAGCGCAGCGCATCCGTCTGGCAAGCCAGCTGGGTTCCGGCCTTGTGGGGGTGACCTATGTTCTGGACGAACCCTCCATCGGTCTGCATCCGCGTGACAACGAGCGCCTTTTGGGCACCTTGCGGTCGTTGCAGGCGCGCGGCAATACCGTTCTGGTGGTGGAACACGACGAAGCCACCATCTGCGAAGCAGACACGGTTATTGAACTTGGTCCGGGTTCCGGCGCGCACGGCGGTGATATCATGTTTCAGGGCAACGTGGACGACCTGCTGTCAAAGGCAGACACCCTCACGGCCCGCTATTTGCGCGGTGACGACACCATCGCTTTGCCCGACGCCCGGCGTGAGCCGCAGGGCGAGCTGGTGCTGCACAATGTGACCACCAACAACCTGCGAAATGTGGACTGCCGTATTCCCCTGGGCGTGCTGACTTGCGTGACCGGGGTTTCCGGTTCCGGCAAAAGCTCGCTGGTAGTGGACACGCTTTACAAGCATCTGGCCTTGAACCTTGGCCTGCGCGTGGATCAGCCCGGCACCATCGGCGGTTTGGCCTATGAGAACGGTGCTGTTCCCGTTGAGCGCATAGTGGCCATTGACCAGACGCCCATCGGGCGCACGCCGCGCTCAAACCCGGCCACCTACACCAAGATATTTGACGAAATTCGTAATATTTTCGCTATGACGCAGGACGCCCGCAAGCGCGGTTACAAGCCGGGGCGGTTCAGCTTCAACGTGCGCGGCGGCAGGTGTGAAGCCTGCGGCGGCGACGGTCAGATTCGGGTAGAAATGCATTTTTTACCTGACGTTTACGTAACCTGCGATGTGTGCAAGGGCAAACGCTACAACCACGAAACCCTTGAGGTGCGCTACAAGGGCCTGAACATCGCCGAGGTGCTCAATCTGACGGTGCGGCAGGCCAGAGAGCTGTTCGAGAATTATCCGACGCTGGAACGCCGTCTTGCCGTGCTGGAAGAAGTGGGGCTGGAGTATCTGCGGCTTGGTCAGCCCGCCACCACACTTTCGGGCGGGGAGGCGCAGCGCATCAAGATTTCGCGTGAACTGGGCAAGCGTTCACTGCCGGGCACCATGTATATTCTGGACGAACCCACAACCGGCCTGCACATGCATGAGGTGGGCAAGCTCATCAAGGTGCTGCACGCCCTGGTGGACAAGGGTGCCAGTGTGGTGGTCATTGAGCATAATACAGACATGATTCTGGCTTCTGACCATGTGCTGGATATGGGGCCGGGCGGTGGTGAGAACGGCGGGTTGATCGTCTCTGCCGGAACGCCTGAGGCCATTGTGGCCGACCCCAACTCCGTCACCGGGAGCTTTCTTATGCAGGAAAGGTTGGACCGGGTTAAACGGCGCGTCAGCTAGGGCCTGTCCCTAAATAATTCTTTTGTCCAACTGTCTGCGTCAAAAGGCCATTTTTACTCCAGTCATGTACCGTGAGAGTACACTTCTTCCGTAGAAACGACCTTTTTCCTTGCCCTTGGCACAAAGTTATTTAGAAACAGCCCCTAGGACAGATTAATTTTGCGGATATACATTCCCAAACGTCAAGCCGCGCTCGTTACGGCGTTTAACTGCGCAAGTCACTCTATGTATAAAAAGAGACCACCCGCCAGTGCGGGTGGTCTCTGTCAGAAGGTCAAGCAAGAGGAGGAGTGTACGGTTTTATGGGGCTGAGAAAAACAGGGGCTATAGCTTGCCCACCAGGTCCAGGCCCGGTTTCAGGGTGGCTTTGCCGGGCTTCCAGCGGGCGGGGCACACCTGGTCGCCGTGTTCTGCAACAAACTGGGCGGCTTCGAGCTTGCGCAGCAGTTCCTCGGCATTGCGGCCAATGCCCAGATCGTGCACTTCATAGGCTTTGATGACGCCTTCAGGATTAACAA
It encodes:
- a CDS encoding MarR family winged helix-turn-helix transcriptional regulator; translated protein: MSDKEQLRQRVIGGILSIAQRMEEVNGLFDKAGASLGEAELGKLTQPEMDFLTLIADEGPLNGATAARKLGMPRGGISKIAARLQVAGLVEPRKMPGDKKSQLYALTDKGQRAAGLRRTLHDLTEDMLWERLKASPQEDLERFAHMLARTSDALGEANRQVRINATALLAARSAVTDGTDKS
- a CDS encoding sodium:proton antiporter, encoding MKILAQLMALLLALCLPAAALAAQGHPNLPGAGLDIRWAIPFACMLLSIAIMPLAAPHFWEQHFGKISVFWGLAFLLPCVLVFGPSVALYEFLHIIILDYIPFIILLFSLFTVAGGVRLTGSLTGTPLVNTALLAVGTVLASWMGTTGAAMLLIRPLLRANAHRRYKVHSVVFFIFLVANIGGSLTPLGDPPLFLGFLKGVSFFWTTTNLFLKTLLLSAALLLIYLALDAILFAREGKPAPVQSHTEHTKKLGLEGKVNLLLLLGIVVAVLLSGLYPLGTVAEVYGVPVEGQNFLRDLTLLILAGLSLRLTSKASREANGFSWAPIEEVAKLFLGIFVSMIPAIAILKSGTDGALSGLIQLVSKNGQPDNAMYFWLTGVLSSFLDNAPTYVVFFNTAGGDAQNLMYNAPATLAAISAGAVFMGANTYIGNAPNFMVRAIAENQGVRMPSFFGYMMWSGCILLPLFLLLTWLFF
- the uvrA gene encoding excinuclease ABC subunit UvrA, which produces MNTSTNKPCIHIEKARQHNLKNISLDIPRDELVVICGPSGSGKSTLAFDIVYAEGQRRYVESLSAYARQFLPQMDKPDVEKIEGLSPAISLEQQSVSRNPRSTVGTVTEIYDFLRVFFARLGRMYCPQCGRPIEARAADEIISDILALPQGSKFMVLAPLVELQKGTHQDKFKKLKAEGFARVRVNGVFYTLDDVPVLDKNKKHSIDLVVDRLVNKEGIRGRLADSVELALRYGEGRLVVHMPDKAAAGEDADTVHSTSSVCTHCRISLPAPSPQLFSFNGPQGACPRCVGLGGVDYFEPRLIAPNVGLSLNTGVLLPWATDKMFSRYEDALKALGKRFKFTLSTPLEDFSEDALAALFYGEDEKGKPARSSLGLRRNWMGGNVALGAGGDYQSEHFTAARSTGDVSVNDKRWPGVVPLLESGMQYGDAWREALSRYRQTMDCPDCKGARLNVNALSVRVDDLNIASFCSLSVERALEWLEKREFTGRHVVIAEPLMKELTHRLSFMRSVGLEYLSLGRSMSTLSGGEAQRIRLASQLGSGLVGVTYVLDEPSIGLHPRDNERLLGTLRSLQARGNTVLVVEHDEATICEADTVIELGPGSGAHGGDIMFQGNVDDLLSKADTLTARYLRGDDTIALPDARREPQGELVLHNVTTNNLRNVDCRIPLGVLTCVTGVSGSGKSSLVVDTLYKHLALNLGLRVDQPGTIGGLAYENGAVPVERIVAIDQTPIGRTPRSNPATYTKIFDEIRNIFAMTQDARKRGYKPGRFSFNVRGGRCEACGGDGQIRVEMHFLPDVYVTCDVCKGKRYNHETLEVRYKGLNIAEVLNLTVRQARELFENYPTLERRLAVLEEVGLEYLRLGQPATTLSGGEAQRIKISRELGKRSLPGTMYILDEPTTGLHMHEVGKLIKVLHALVDKGASVVVIEHNTDMILASDHVLDMGPGGGENGGLIVSAGTPEAIVADPNSVTGSFLMQERLDRVKRRVS
- a CDS encoding TrmH family RNA methyltransferase, which codes for MPKEPTARRKARLLEVLSHRQPDLTLVLANIHDPHNVSAIYRSCDAFGVSRVNLYYTNTPFPVLGRKTSASARKWVESVRHKDSAALMENLRDQGMQVLATSCSPTARPLREWDFTKPTAIIMGNEHSGVEQDLLEQADGELYIPMYGMIQSFNVSVAAAIILSEAARQRGNAGMYDAPHMEAAALEEKLQEWLEK